A segment of the Leclercia adecarboxylata genome:
TGGCATCGTCGAGATGGGCGATCAGGCGGTCGGCGGCCTGCCACGCCTCTTCAGTGGTTTCGCGCACAATCACATGCAGGCGGATCCCGAAGCGCACCTTACGACCGTGAGCCGCGGCTTTGGCGCGCACCTGTTCGATCTTCTCTTTGACCAGCTCCGGCGGCTCGCCCCAGGTGAGATAGAGATCCACCTGCTCGGCGGCCAGATCCTGAGCGACGTCCGATGAACCGCCAAAATAGAGCGGTGGACGCGGCTGCTGGATCGGCGGGAAGAAGAGTTTGGCATCACGAACATGAATATGTTTGCCCTCGAAGGTCACATTTTCCCCCTCCAGCAGACGACGCCAGACGTGGGTGAACTCAGCGGAGGCTTCGTAACGCTCGGTGTGATCCAGAAAGACGCCGTCTCCCGCCAGCTCCTGCGGATCGCTGCCGGTCACCAGGTTAAACAGCGCGCGTCCGTTCGACAGGCGGTCGAGGGTGGCGGCCTGGCGGGCGGCTACCGTCGGAGAGGTCACGCTCGGGCGCAGGGCCACCAGGAACTTCAGGCGCTGGGTCACCGGGATCATCGACGCCGCCACCAGCCATGCATCCTCACAGGAGCGTCCGGTCGGGATCAGCACCCCGGTAAAGCCAATCCGATCTGCGGCCTGGGCGATCTGCTGGAGATAAGCATGATCCACCGGGCGTGCGCCCTCGTCGGTACCCAGATAATGACCATCACCGTGGGTAGG
Coding sequences within it:
- the ssuD gene encoding FMNH2-dependent alkanesulfonate monooxygenase, whose protein sequence is MSLNLFWFLPTHGDGHYLGTDEGARPVDHAYLQQIAQAADRIGFTGVLIPTGRSCEDAWLVAASMIPVTQRLKFLVALRPSVTSPTVAARQAATLDRLSNGRALFNLVTGSDPQELAGDGVFLDHTERYEASAEFTHVWRRLLEGENVTFEGKHIHVRDAKLFFPPIQQPRPPLYFGGSSDVAQDLAAEQVDLYLTWGEPPELVKEKIEQVRAKAAAHGRKVRFGIRLHVIVRETTEEAWQAADRLIAHLDDATIEKAQAAFARTDSVGQHRMASLHNGKRENLEISPNLWAGVGLVRGGAGTALVGDGPTVAARINEYADLGIDSFILSGYPHLEEAYKVGELLFPHLDVAIPQIPQPQPLSQQGEAVANEFIPRKVAQS